From the Candidatus Omnitrophota bacterium genome, the window GGATCCCCAGTTCGAATATCTCTTTATTGGGTTTGGGCGCGCGGGCGCCGTAGATCGAGGCGGGGCCTCCGGAAAGAATAAGCCCTTTCGGGTTTAACTTCCTTATCTCTTCGGCCGTAATGTCGTGGGGGACGATCCTGGAGAATACCTTGTTCTCCCTGACACGGCGGGCTATCAACTGGTTGTATTGCGAGCCGAAGTCTAAAACAAGGACAACTTCATGCTGCGGCATCTATTTGCCCATTCCGACCCTTTGGACCTGCTGGAATATCTTGCCTTCCGTCCTGATCGACGGGGCTATGATTATTTCTGTCTTTTGGAATCCTTTTATATCCGAGGCGCCGACCGAACCCATCGATGTCTGTAACGCGCCCATTAAGTTCTGCGAGCCGTCGTCGAACCTCGCCGGCCCGAATAGTATCTCTTCGAGCGAGCCGGTCGTTCCGACATGGATCCTCGTGCCGCGCGGGAGGTTCGCGTGCGGCGTGGCCATTCCCCAGTGGTAACCGCGCCCCGGCGCCTCTATCGCGCGGGCGAACGCCGAGCCGACCATGACCGCGTCAGAGCCGCAGGCGAACGCCTTGCAGATATCGCCGCCTGTCCTCATGCCGCCGTCTGTTATTATGGGGATATATTTCTTGGTCTTCTTGAAAAAGGCGTCCCTTGCCGCGGCGCAGTCCACAGTCGCGGTGACCTGCGGTACGCCGATGCCTAAGACGCCTCTTGTCGTGCAGGCCGCGCCGGGGCCGATGCCGACCAATATACCGGCGGCGCCTGCGGCCATCAGTTCATACGAGACCTCGTATCCGACGCAATTCCCTACAATGACGGGTATCTTCGACGCCCTGGTGAACCTCTTGATATCCAGGGCCTGGTATTCTTTGGATATATGTTTGACCGTGCTGACCGTCGATTGTATGACGAATATGTCCGCGCCGGACTCCTGCGCGATCTTACCGAACCTCTCGGCGCGCTGCGGGATAGCGCTCACCGCCGCCGGAACATCCGCGTCCTTTATCTGGCGGATGCGCTTTTCTATAAGTTTTTCCTGGATCGGTTTTGTGTAGATCGATTGGATTATTTCCGTGGCTTTCTCTGGATCGGCCTTTACGAGCTGCTCGAGGACTTCATCCGGGTCCTCGTATCTGGTCTGGACGCCCTCGAGGTTCAGGACGGCGATGCCGCCGAGCTTTCCCATGGCGATGGCGAATTTCACGTCGACCACGCCGTCCATGGCAGCTGCCAGGATCGGGACGTTGAATTTTTTTCCGTCAATTTTCCAGCTTGTGTCCACTTCGGCGGGGTTGATCGTCACTTTTCCGGGGGCTAACGCGATCTCATCGAAACCATAACAACGGCGGGCCTTACGTTTGATGCCTATATATTCACCCATCTAGCAGGAACCTCCTTGAAATAGGGTTATATGATACAAAAATACCCCGTAAAAGTCAAGGAAATCAATGGGGCGTTTATTAATCGGGCGCTACTGCGGCGTCGGCTTGAATGAGTTGTTAGGCATGATTGGATTTTCCCCGCTTCATCAGCGCGAACACGCCCCAGCCCAGGTATTCACGCGTGTAAGCGGCGTAGCGCTCGGGTTCCGAGGTCAGTTGGGCTCGAACATCTTTCGCGAACTCGTCGTCGGGATTGTCTTCAAGCCATCGGCGCATGGTGATCCACTTGGCCGCCTCGTATCTGTCCCAGCTGTCTTGGTCTGCCAAAACCATTTCCACGACGTCGTAGCCGAGCCGCCCGAATGACGCGAGAAGTTCCGGAAGCAGGAGAAAGTCGGAGATTGAGTTGGCAAGGCACCCCTTGGCAATATTTTCCGTCGGCGGTAACTGCCGCCAGTAGGGCTCGCCGATGAGGATGATCCCTCCGGGGCGGAGGCTCTGCGCAAGAAGCCCGATAGTGCCGGCGACTCCCCCGCCAATCCACGTGGCACCGAGACAGGCTGCCACACCGGCCTTCTCGTCAGAGACGTAGCCGGCAGCATCGCCATGGATGAACTTGACTTGATCGGCCACACCGAGTTCTTTAGCGCGGAGTTTCGCTTGCTCGGTGAACAACTGGCTCATGTCGATGCCGGTGCCAATGATGCCGTAATCGCGAGCCCAGGTGCACAACATCTCACCCGAACCGCTGCCGAGGTCGAGCACCCGGGTCCCCCTTTCCAGACGCAGCGCCGCGCCGAGAGTGGCGAGCTTTTCGGGTGTGAACGGGTCGTGGATGCGGTGGGCACTTTCGGTAATGTTGAAGATCCGTGGAATATCCAATTCAGAAAATCTCCTTATGGGTGTGAATAGATTCGGTCACTGACTTAAATGGAGTATACCATTTTCGCCTGACTTTACAACAATAAATATGCAGAACTTTTTCGCAAAAAGAAAAAGCCCCCTGACCTTTCGATCAGGGGGCTGTGGAAACGTATGTTACTTGACTATCGCGAGGATGTCGTCCGCGTCGATTATGAGGTATTCCCTTTCATCGACCTTGACTTCACTTCCGGAATATTTCCCGAAGATGACGATGTCGCCGGTTTTCACTTCCGGCGCGACGACCTTGCCGTTCTCGAGCGTCTTGCCGGAACCGACCGCGATGACTTTCGCTTCCTGCGGCTTTTCTTTCGCCGTGTCAGGGATGATTATCCCGCCTTTGGTCTTATCCTCGGCTTTCAGCACCTCGACGATCACTTTATCGCCTAACGGTTTCAAGTTCATTTAGATCCTCCTTTTAGGTCTAGTACATTCCCTCGCCATAGCCGCCGTGCGGTGGCATAGGAGGAGTCTTTTCTTTTTCAGGTATGTCCGTGACCACGCACTCGGTCGTAAGCAGCAGGCCCGCGATCGATGCGGCATTCTGCAGGGCTGTCCTTGTGACCTTTGTCGGGTCGATGACGCCGGACTTTATCATATCGACGTAATCGTTCTGCATCACGTCGTAACCGACGGCCGCGTCTTTCTCGTTCTTGACGTGCTCCGCGACGACCGAGCCTTCAAGGCCGGCGTTCTCGACGATATGGCGGATCGGTTCTTCGAGAGCCCTCTTTACTATATCGACGCCGATCTGCTCGTCGGCTGAAAGTTTCATCTTTTCGAGCGCCGGTATACAGCGAAGGAGCGCTACACCGCCGCCCGGGACGATACCTTCCTCGACAGCCGCGCGCGTGGCATGCATCGCGTCCTCGACGCGGGCTTTCTTCTCCTTCATCTCGGTCTCGGTGGCCGCGCCTACATTGATGACGGCGACGCCGCCGGATAGTTTCGCCAGCCTTTCCTGCAGCTTCTCTTTATCGTAATCCGAATCGCTCTTCGATATCTGGGCTTTGATCTGCTCTATCCTGCCCTTGATATCCGAGGTCTTGCCGGCGCCCTCGACGATCGTGGTGTTATCTTTATCGATGGTGACCCTCTTGGCGCGCCCGAGCTCGTTTATGTCGATGTTCTCTAGTTTCTTTCCGAGGTCTTCGGTGACCGCTATGCCGCCGGTCAGGACCGCGATATCATCGAGCATCGCCTTTCTCCTGTCGCCGTAGCCCGGGGCTTTCACCGCGCAGCACTGGAACGTGCCGCGTATCTTATTGATGACCAATGTAGCTAGGGCTTCGCCGTCCACTTCCTCGGCGATTATGACCAAAGGCCTTCCGGTCTTGGCTATCCTCTCGAGCAGGGGCAGCATCTCCTTTATATTGGAGATCTTCTTCTCGTGGATAAGTATGTAAGGATCTTCGAGCGCGGCTTCCATCTTCTCCGCGTCCGTGACGAAATACGGCGAGAGGTAACCCTGGTCGAACTGCATGCCTTCAACGACCTTTACCGTCGTCTCGGTCGATTTGGCTTCCTCAACCGTGATGACGCCGTCCTTGCCGACCTTGTCCATGGCTTCAGCTATCTGGTCGCCGATGGTCATGTCGTTGTTGGCGGCAATGGAGGCAACCTGCGATATCTCTTTCTTGTCCTTGCCTATGGGTTTGGTTATCTTCTTTAAGTGGGCCACTACTTCCTCGACGGCCTTATCGATGCCGCGCTTCAGGGCCATCGGGTTCGCGCCGGCCGTGACGTTCTTGAGGCCTTCGCGGTATATCGCCTCAGCGAGGAGTGTCGCCGTGGTGGTGCCGTCACCGGCGTTGTCAGAGGTCTTGCTGGCGACCTCTTTTACCATCTCGGCGCCCATGTTCTCAAACGGGTCTTCGAGCTCTATCTCTTTGGCGACCGTTACGCCGTCTTTGGTTATCGTAGGTGAGCCGAATTTCTTGTCGAGGACTACATTGCGGCCTTTAGGGCCGAGCGTCACTACTACCGCCCTTGAAAGTTTTTCGACGCCCGCGAGTATCTTGCGCCTTGCCTCATCACTATAAAGCAGCTGCTTTGCCATTTTCTACCGCCTCCCTTTTGTTATTTGACTATCGCCAAAACCTCCGATTCCCTTAATATTAGAAGGTCTTCCCCTTTGTAGTTGATCTCGGTGCCGCCGTAACGGCCGTAAAGGACCGTATCGCCGGCCTTCACTTCCAGTTCTTTTATCTTTCCGTCATCCAGGAGCTTCCCTTTACCAACGGATACTACTTTGCCCTTGGACGGCTTCTCCTGCGCCGTGTCAGGCAGGATTATTCCGCTTTTTGTCTTATTTTCGCTCTCCGTGGGCTTGACCAAAATCCTGTCACCTAACGGTTGAACCGCCATCTGCACACCTCCTTAAGTGTTCTTTTTGGCTTAAGTTGCTCTAGGTTTGCTAGGACTTAAGAGGGATTTAGCACTCCATATTGCCGAGTGCCAAATTTGACCTATATTATAGATTTTCTGCGGATTTTGTCAAGAAAAAAATTATACGAAGGCCTTCAAGCGTAAGATTCGGATCGACTTTCCTGATAGTCTTCGTGAATTTGGCCATCAACGCGGCGTGGCCGCCGGTGGCGATGACTTTCATCGGGCCGTATCTAGTCTTTAACTTCGCGATGACACCATCGCAGAGAGCGCCGGTGCCGTAGAATACGCCGCTTCTCATGCTGTCGACCGTGTCACGTCCTATAAGGCCTTTAGGCGGCGCTACATTTATCATAGGAAGGAGCGCGGCTTTTTGCGAGAGCGCGTTCAGCGAGGTCTCGATGCCCGGGAATATCAGGCCGCCGAGGTATTCCCCTTTCTTTGATATGACATCAAAAGTTATGGCTGTGCCGAAATCGATCACGATCGCCGGATACGCGTAGAGCTCCTTTACCGCGACAGCGTCAACGAGCCGGTCCTGTCCGACCTGCCCCGGTTTGCGGTAAAGGTTCTTTATAGGCGCCTTGATATTCTCGCCCAGGACGAGCGGGCGGATCTTATATTTTTTTGCGATCACTTTTTTTAGGATCGGGGTCGCATTAGGCACGACGCTTGATATTATCGCCGTTTTTATATCCTTCGGAAGTATTATAGTTTTTTTAGATAATACGGCCTGCGTAGGGATCTTCCAGGATGACCTGAGCCTCTTCCCCCGGAATACCCCGAATGCGACGGACGTATTTCCTATGTCGATAGCCAGTAACATCATCTCACCATAAGCACATCGCCTGCGGTGATGTGCTCCGTGAACCCGTTGTCCATGCGCACGACGAGCGCGCCGCCCGCGTCAAGGTCTACGGCTGTGCCTTCTATCTTCCGGCCATGGCAGACGATCTTTACCTCTTCGCCGAGTGTGTGCGAGAGGTCTTTCCACTCCTCTATTATTTTTTTAAAACCCTTTTCCCTGAAAAT encodes:
- a CDS encoding GuaB3 family IMP dehydrogenase-related protein, with product MGEYIGIKRKARRCYGFDEIALAPGKVTINPAEVDTSWKIDGKKFNVPILAAAMDGVVDVKFAIAMGKLGGIAVLNLEGVQTRYEDPDEVLEQLVKADPEKATEIIQSIYTKPIQEKLIEKRIRQIKDADVPAAVSAIPQRAERFGKIAQESGADIFVIQSTVSTVKHISKEYQALDIKRFTRASKIPVIVGNCVGYEVSYELMAAGAAGILVGIGPGAACTTRGVLGIGVPQVTATVDCAAARDAFFKKTKKYIPIITDGGMRTGGDICKAFACGSDAVMVGSAFARAIEAPGRGYHWGMATPHANLPRGTRIHVGTTGSLEEILFGPARFDDGSQNLMGALQTSMGSVGASDIKGFQKTEIIIAPSIRTEGKIFQQVQRVGMGK
- the groES gene encoding co-chaperone GroES, with product MNLKPLGDKVIVEVLKAEDKTKGGIIIPDTAKEKPQEAKVIAVGSGKTLENGKVVAPEVKTGDIVIFGKYSGSEVKVDEREYLIIDADDILAIVK
- the groES gene encoding co-chaperone GroES, with the protein product MAVQPLGDRILVKPTESENKTKSGIILPDTAQEKPSKGKVVSVGKGKLLDDGKIKELEVKAGDTVLYGRYGGTEINYKGEDLLILRESEVLAIVK
- a CDS encoding type III pantothenate kinase, whose protein sequence is MMLLAIDIGNTSVAFGVFRGKRLRSSWKIPTQAVLSKKTIILPKDIKTAIISSVVPNATPILKKVIAKKYKIRPLVLGENIKAPIKNLYRKPGQVGQDRLVDAVAVKELYAYPAIVIDFGTAITFDVISKKGEYLGGLIFPGIETSLNALSQKAALLPMINVAPPKGLIGRDTVDSMRSGVFYGTGALCDGVIAKLKTRYGPMKVIATGGHAALMAKFTKTIRKVDPNLTLEGLRIIFFLTKSAENL
- the groL gene encoding chaperonin GroEL (60 kDa chaperone family; promotes refolding of misfolded polypeptides especially under stressful conditions; forms two stacked rings of heptamers to form a barrel-shaped 14mer; ends can be capped by GroES; misfolded proteins enter the barrel where they are refolded when GroES binds), whose product is MAKQLLYSDEARRKILAGVEKLSRAVVVTLGPKGRNVVLDKKFGSPTITKDGVTVAKEIELEDPFENMGAEMVKEVASKTSDNAGDGTTTATLLAEAIYREGLKNVTAGANPMALKRGIDKAVEEVVAHLKKITKPIGKDKKEISQVASIAANNDMTIGDQIAEAMDKVGKDGVITVEEAKSTETTVKVVEGMQFDQGYLSPYFVTDAEKMEAALEDPYILIHEKKISNIKEMLPLLERIAKTGRPLVIIAEEVDGEALATLVINKIRGTFQCCAVKAPGYGDRRKAMLDDIAVLTGGIAVTEDLGKKLENIDINELGRAKRVTIDKDNTTIVEGAGKTSDIKGRIEQIKAQISKSDSDYDKEKLQERLAKLSGGVAVINVGAATETEMKEKKARVEDAMHATRAAVEEGIVPGGGVALLRCIPALEKMKLSADEQIGVDIVKRALEEPIRHIVENAGLEGSVVAEHVKNEKDAAVGYDVMQNDYVDMIKSGVIDPTKVTRTALQNAASIAGLLLTTECVVTDIPEKEKTPPMPPHGGYGEGMY
- a CDS encoding class I SAM-dependent methyltransferase is translated as MDIPRIFNITESAHRIHDPFTPEKLATLGAALRLERGTRVLDLGSGSGEMLCTWARDYGIIGTGIDMSQLFTEQAKLRAKELGVADQVKFIHGDAAGYVSDEKAGVAACLGATWIGGGVAGTIGLLAQSLRPGGIILIGEPYWRQLPPTENIAKGCLANSISDFLLLPELLASFGRLGYDVVEMVLADQDSWDRYEAAKWITMRRWLEDNPDDEFAKDVRAQLTSEPERYAAYTREYLGWGVFALMKRGKSNHA